The Cylindrospermum stagnale PCC 7417 genome segment CTCCTCATCCCAAGAGAGAAATATGCAAATACACCCACTTAAAAGAGAAACTCTCTCAATCACTACTGGAATAAGTGAATCAAAATATTTATCCCGACAAGCAACTACAGAAGCGAGGATTTCTAGCATTTTTTCAGTATGACTTAGTCCTCTACCAAATGTAAAAGAATAAGCTTCATTACCCACAAACATCAAGTCTAATAAAGATTCTTGGGTTTGAACTTCATAAGCTAATGAAGCTGCTATTGATATAGCTTCTTCGAGAATCTCGCTATACTTCACGCTTTGAAATGTATCTAAAATCAATGCGTGTCTGATAAAAAATTCATCTTGTTCTTCTTTGACAATTGGCTTACCGACTTTTGCCCAACTTTTCCAATGAATTTTTCGCAGTGAGTCCCCAGGACGATATTCTCGCAAAGACCGAAATTCTTCTGCATCTCCCACAGATGAAGCTAAAGCCACTCCACCAGATTGATATCTCTTTAAACCAGGAAGTTCAATTGGTGGTAGTTTATATAGCTTTGGTAGAATTAACAAAGATTGGGATAAAGAAATAGTTGTAGAAGCATTAAAAAGACCAAAAGGATCTGGTCGCGTCACCGTCATTCCAACCAGCCGGACGACACCTCTATGAGTGGGTGTAATTTCACAAATTACTTCGGTTTTGCTGTTAGGTGCAAGCGGGGGTAATTCTGTTGGTTTCGCTGTAGCGCATTGCTTCCGAGAAACTAGCCATAGCCAGCGGTAAGATCCTGATTTTCTATCAAGATTACTACGTTTCTCTTCTTCAGGTTCAGGCGTTTCTATAAATTCTTGAAAAGTGGGACGGGGGTCAGCAAAATTTTCAAATAGTTTTAATCCTTTTTGAATTTTGTCACTTTTGTTGTGAATCAAAACTCGGTAGTTTAGTTTCACCCCCACAGTTGCATATCTGGGTAAATTACGAGTTGCACTAAAGCGGTAGCGAAAAAACAGAGTGTAG includes the following:
- a CDS encoding DUF58 domain-containing protein — encoded protein: MQPTKTQRSIYRLYHFSSAIQHRLKKRVTVSGAVISWLTAAAILAGDSNQSMTYQIFTFLLSILIIGIVYTLFFRYRFSATRNLPRYATVGVKLNYRVLIHNKSDKIQKGLKLFENFADPRPTFQEFIETPEPEEEKRSNLDRKSGSYRWLWLVSRKQCATAKPTELPPLAPNSKTEVICEITPTHRGVVRLVGMTVTRPDPFGLFNASTTISLSQSLLILPKLYKLPPIELPGLKRYQSGGVALASSVGDAEEFRSLREYRPGDSLRKIHWKSWAKVGKPIVKEEQDEFFIRHALILDTFQSVKYSEILEEAISIAASLAYEVQTQESLLDLMFVGNEAYSFTFGRGLSHTEKMLEILASVVACRDKYFDSLIPVVIERVSLLSGCICIFLSWDEERQKLVDYLKRMGIHTLVLILLDKKDNLDKFNFIQDEFTTFHTLKLGTIQERLMKL